GATCGGTTCTTCCGCTATGGCATATAAGAGAAATCCAATGAGAAGTGAGCGAATTGCTTCTCTGGCGAATTATGTAATGTCTGATACAATGAATCCTGCGCTTGTGGCATCCACACAGTGGTTTGAACGAACACTGGATGATTCTGCAAACAAACGTCTTTCTGTACCGGAAGGATTTCTTGCAATCGATGGTATTCTCGATCTTTATCTTAATGTTGTAGATGGTCTTGTAGTATACCCAAAGGTAATTGAAGCACATCTTATGAGAGAACTTCCATTTATGGCAACAGAGAATATCATGATGGATGCAGTAAAGGCCGGCGGAGACCGTCAGGAACTTCATGAAAGAATTCGCCAGCATTCCATGGCAGCAGGACGTGTTGTTAAAGAAGAAGGAAAAGATAATGATCTTCTTGAAAGAATTGCAGCAGACCCAGCTTTTGGAATGACAATGGATCAGCTTCAGGCAATTATGAAACCAGAGAACTTTGTAGGAAGAGCTCCAGAACAAACAGAGGAGTTTGTCAGCGAATATGTTAAGCCTGTGCTTGATGAGAATAAAGATATTCTTGGAATGAAAGCAGAGATTAATGTGTAAACTTCGCATTGACATGCTATAAAGAAATACGTATAATACTAAGGGTTATCGGTAACGATAACCCTTAAATTATGTGAGAATGAAGTAACAGGAGAAGGAACCCTTGAAGTTGGAAAGGTGGTTGTCAGTTGAATAACAAAGATACAAAAGAAACAAATGTGCTTGCGCAGGCATCGATATTGATGGTTGCAGGCATTATAACAAGAATTATAGGGGTATTATACCGAAGTCCGTTAACAAGTGTTATTGGAGATGAAGGAAACGGATATTATGGTATTGCAGTGAATATTTATACGATGATATTATTAGTATCTTCTTACAGTATTCCGATGGCAGTTTCTAAGGTTGTCTCATCTAAATTAGCAGTACACCAGTATCGTAATGCACATAAAGTATTTAAATGTGCCCTTATGTATGTTTTGGTTGTAGGAGGGATTGCCAGTCTCATTACATTCTTTGGTGCTTCCATATTAATTCCTTCAAATCAGCCCAAAGCAATTCCTGTTCTTAGAATTTTAGCGCCAACCATTTTTTTCTCTGGATTTTTAGGGGTATTCCGAGGATATTTTCAGGCACATGGAACAATGGTTCCGACCTCTCTTTCTCAGATTATTGAACAGGTAGCGAATGCCGTCATCAGTATTGGAGCAGCTCTTTTATTCATCCATATATTTGCAGGAGGAGACGCAGATAAAGTTCCAGTATTTGGTGCGATGGGAAGTGCAGCGGGTATCGGTGCGGGAGTAATTACCGGACTGTTATTTATGCTGTTTATTTATTCCTGTAATAAAAAGTATTTTAGAAAAGAGATACAGAAGGATAGTTCTGGCGTAGATAGTTCTTACAGAGATATTTTTAAAATTATCTTTTTAATGGTCACTCCGGTGATATTAAGTACATTTGTATATAATATCAGTACGGTTGTTGATCAGACATTATTTATGGATGTTATGGGATTTAAAAAGATGAATTCCCGAATTGCAGCATCTTTATATGGTGTATTTCAGACAAAATATACAGTTCTTATTAATATGCCTGTCGCTATCGCCAATTCTATGTCTACGGCAATGATTCCGGCGATTTCTTCAAGCTATGCACTGGAGAATTATAAAAAATGTAATACACATGTAAAGGAAGCTATTCATTTTACAATGATTATCAGCATTCCGGCAGCAATCGGGATGGGAGCGCTTGCTTATCCAATCATGGAAGTTTTATTTCCTCAAAAGGCAACGATTGATCTGGCGGTAAGTATTTTACGTGTGGGATGTATCAGTATTATTTTTTATGCACTTTCTACAGTAAGTAATGGTGTTTTGCAGGGAATCGGAAAAGTAAACATTCCTCTTCGGAATGCAGCCATCGCTCTTTTCCTGCATGTGGTGGTGCTTGCTCCACTGTTATACTTTACAGATTTAGATTTATATGCCCTTGTGCTTGCTACGATGTTCTATGCATTCCTTATGTGTTTACTGAATAATTTAAGTGTGCGTAAGTATCTGGGATATCGTCAGGAAATGAAAAAGACATTTATTATTCCAGTAATCTGCTCTGCGATAATGGGTATTTTATGTTATATTTTCTACCAGGGTATTTATCTGATCTTATCAGGAGTACTGGGAAGTTTTATTCATTTAAGGATATTGGTATTTATCTGTCTTATGATTTCTGTGGTATTTGCAGTTATCGTATATTTTGTTCTGGAATTAAAGTTAAAGGGAATTACAGAAGCAGAGCTTCGAAAGTTTCCAAAAGGACATCTGCTTGTCAGAATGGCAAAGAAAAGTAATTTATTGTAATTAGAATTATTCTTTACTTATAAAAGAAAGTAAGTTATAATGAAATGTGTTTGGGCACTGGGTCAGGCCATGCCCATAAAATACTAAGTTTTTAAAGCTGGGAGGAATGAGCTCATGGTAAAAGCAATTGTAGGCGCAAACTGGGGAGACGAAGGTAAAGGTAAGATTACTGATATGCTCGCACAGGATTCTGATATTATTATCCGTTTTCAGGGTGGCGCCAATGCAGGCCATACAATTATAAATGATTATGGAAAGTTTGCACTCCACACATTACCATCAGGTATTTTCTACGATCATACAACAAGTATCATCGGTAATGGAGTAGCATTGAACATACCTGTACTTTTTAACGAGTTAAAGGAAATAACTTCTAAGGGAGTACCTGAACCTAAGATTTTAATTTCTGATCGTGCACAGATCGTAATGCCGTATCATATTCTTTTTGATGAATATGAGGAAGAGCGTTTAGCTGGTAAGTCATTTGGTTCTACAAAGTCCGGAATCGCACCATTTTATTCTGATAAGTATGCTAAAGTAGGTTTTCAGGTAAGTGAATTATTTGAAGAAGAGGCAGAACTGAAAGAGAAGATTGAGCGTGTAATCGTACAGAAGAATATTTTATTAGAGCACCTTTATCATAAACCGTTAATTGATACAGATGAATTGTATAATACATTAATGGAATATAAAGAGATGATTGCTCCTTATGTATGCAATGTATCTGCTTACTTAGATAAGGCAATCAAAGAAGGCAAGAATATTTTATTAGAAGGACAGTTAGGAACATTAAAAGATCCTGATCATGGAATTTATCCAATGGTAACATCTTCTTCTACCTTAGCTGCATATGGAGCAATCGGAGCAGGTATCCCTCCATATGAGATCAAGAAGGTTGTCACTGTTTGTAAGGCATACAGCAGTGCTGTAGGAGCAGGTGCGTTTGTAAGTGAAATCTTTGGTGATGAAGCACAGGAACTTCGTGTTCGCGGTGGTGATGGCGGAGAATTTGGAGCTACAACCGGAAGACCAAGAAGAATGGGCTGGTTTGACTGCGTTGCTTCTAAGTACGGATGCCGCCTTCAGGGAACAACAGATGTTGCATTTACAGTAGTTGATGTACTTGGATATCTTGATGAGATTCCTGTATGTACAGGTTATGAGATTGACGGAGAAGTAACAACAGAATTCCCTGTAACAAACCAGTTAGAGAAGGCAAAACCTGTGTTAGAAGTACTTCCGGGATGGAAGTGTGATATCCGCGGAATTAAGAAATACGAAGATTTACCGGAGAATTGCCGTAAATATATTGAATTCGTAGAAGAACATATTGGATATCCAATCACTATGGTTTCTAACGGTCCTGGAAGAGATGATATCATCTATCATGGATTTGAGAAATAATACGGATACCAAAGGAGGTAATTCATGAAGATCCTGACAATTGCAATTCCGAGTTACAATTCTATGGATTATATGCGAAACTGTATTGAAAGTCTTCTTCCTGGTGGAGAAGATGTGGAAATATTGATTGTTGATGATGGTTCAAAAGATGATACTCCTGCGATCGCGGATGAATACCAGGAGAAATATCCTGGTATTGTACGTGCGATTCATCAGGAAAACGGTGGTCATGGAGAGGCAGTGAATGCTGGGCTCCGTAACGCGACCGGTTTCTTTTATAAAGTAGTAGATAGTGATGACTGGGTAGATGCGGAATCTTATCAGAAGATACTTGCCTTTTTAAAAGAGGCGATAAAGGAAGAAGAACCGCTAGATATGCTTCTTTCTAATTATGTATATGAAAAGGTAGGAGCGAAGCATAAAAAAGTGATTCAGTATCATTCTATCCTGCCGGAGAATCGTTATTTTGGATGGGATGAGATTGGACATTTCCATGCCAGTCAGAATATTTTGATGCATTCGGTAATTTACCGTACAGAGCTGCTGAGAAGTTTTCATTTTGAATTACCAAAACATACATTTTATGTAGATAATATTTTTGTGTACTGGCCATTGCCATACGTAAAGAAGATGTATTATCTTGATGTGGATTTTTATCGATATTTTATTGGACGCGATGACCAGTCTGTTAATGAAACGGTCATGATTTCAAGAATCGATCAGCAGATTCGGGTGAATGAGATTATGATTGATCTTTATGCGAAGCATGAAAGTACATTTTCCTGCCCGCAGCTTAAAGAGTATATGCTCCATTATCTTGAAACGATTCAGATGGTGACATCTGTACTTTTGATGAAGATGAATACACCGGAATCAGAGAAGATGAGAGATGATTTGTGGCATTATCTGGAAGAAAAATCTCCAGAAGGCTATAAGGCATTGAAAAGTTCGGTTCTTGGAAAGATTTCTAAGTCCCACAATAAGCTGAGTCATAAGCTCACGATGGGAGGATATAAGATTGCTCAGAAATGGATCGGATTTAACTAAAAAGTCTTATAAGAATGATATTTTTCTGATATTATTCTTTCTAATCATCGGGCTGGGAACATTTTCTTTTATGCAGCTACATGGTAAGAGTGGAGCCTTGGTAAAGGTTCGTGTGAATAATAAAGAATTTGGAAGCTATTCTTTAAATAAAAATCAGACGATTCGTATTGAAGAAGATGACTGGGAGAATATTCTTGAGATAAAGAATGGAAAGGTCAGTATGATAAAAGCCGACTGTCCTGATAAGATTTGTGTAAATCATGCCGCAATCAGTAAAAAGGGTGAGACCATTGTTTGTCTGCCTCATAAAGTTGTTATTGAAGTGGTTGATCAGGATGGAACGCAGAAAGAGAATCAGATAGATATTATCAGCAAGTAATTTAAATTGATATAATTTATTATTTAACAATAATATAGTATGTTGGATACAATATTGTTCTATTTCAAATACAGTATTGTAAAACTACACAAAATAATACTCGAACAATCGGATAAAAGCGAATTTTGTTTGTGTATATTAAGGAAAATGACAAAGTTACCAATCGTTAAAAAGATGACGATTCTTGATTTTGTCATTTTTTTCTTATATTATATAGAATGAATTTTATATCAAATTTGAAATGCTTTTGTAAGAATCTATGCGAAAACTTACGATATTGTGCATGAACTATTTGATTTAAAAAATTTTAGAAAGAAGGTAAAAAAATGGGACTACTAACATTTAAAGGTGGCCTTCATCCGTATGATGGTAAAGAGTTAAGTAAAGATAAACCAATTACTGAATATTTACCACAGGGAGAGCTGGTATACCCTTTAAGTCAGCACATTGGTGCTCCTGCCGTTGCCTGTGTAAAGAAAGGTGACAGAGTATTAGTCGGTCAGAAAATCGCGGAGGCTGGAGGATTTGTTTCTGCCAACATCTATAGCTCTGTTTCTGGAACGGTAAAGAAGATTGAACCTAGAATGACAGTTTCCGGTAATAAGGTAAACGCTGTTGTTGTAGAGAATGATGGCGAGTATGAAACTGTTTCTTTTCAACCAGTAACAGAAAAAACAAATGAAGCAATTATCAATGCAGTAAAAGAAGCGGGTATTGTCGGACTTGGTGGTGCCGGTTTCCCTACGCATGTAAAGCTGTCTCCAAAGGAACCGGACAAAATTGATACGATCATTATTAATGCTGCAGAATGTGAGCCATACATCACTGCAGATTATCGTTGTATGATGGAAATTCCTGAACAGCTTATTTCTGGTCTTAATATTATGCTTTCTTTATTCCCGAAAGCAAAAGGTGTTATCGGTATTGAAGATAATAAGCCAGAAGCGATTGCTAAGTTGACAGAAATGTGTAAAAGTGAAAGCCATATTGAAGTAGCAGCATTAAAGACAAAGTATCCACAGGGTGCAGAGCGTTCTTTAATTTATGCTGTGACAGGTCGTGCAATTAATTCCTCTATGCTTCCGGCAGATGCAGGATGTATCGTAGATAATGTTGCAACAGCAATTGCCATTCATGAGGCAATTACCCTTGGAAAACCTCTTTACGAGAGAGTGGTAACAGTAACGGGAGATGCCATTAAAAATCCTGGTAACTTCAAGGTGAAAAATGGAACAAATGCAGCAGAATTAGTAGAAGCAGCCGGTGGATTTAAGTCTCAGCCAGAGAAAGTGATTTCTGGTGGTCCTATGATGGGTATGGCCTTATCTACATTAGATGTTCCTTGCGCAAAAACGTTCTCTTCTCTTTTATGTTTTACAAAAGACGAAGTTGCCGCATGTGAACCAAGTAACTGTATTCGCTGTGGTCGTTGTATTTCTGTTTGTCCTGCAGGTCTTATGCCTACAAAGCTTTCAGAGATCGCGGATCATGGAGATTTTGCATTATTTGACGAGCTGAACGGATGTGAATGTGTTGAATGTGGATGCTGTTCTTACATCTGCCCGGCAAAGAGAAGATTAACCCAGTCTATGAAGACAGGGCGTCGTGAAGCGATGGCTCTTCGTAGAAAGAAGAAATAGCATAAGGAGAGGTGAAAAAATGAACGAACAATTTTATAACGTGTCAGCCAATCCTCATGTAAGGGATAAGGCTTCTACACATAGCATTATGCTCGATGTAATTATTGCTCTTCTTCCAGCTACTTTATTTGGTTTCTGGAATTTTGGAGTAAAAGCAATTATCAACACAGTAATCTGTGTTGCTGTCTGTGTACTTGCAGAATATGTATGGCAGCGTTGTATGCACCAGAAAGTAACTGTTAAAGATTTCAGTGCAGCACTTACCGGTTTATTATTAGCATTAAACCTTCCACCGGAAGTACCATTCTGGATTCCGGTTATCGGTGGATTATTTGCGATTATTGTTGTAAAACAGCTTTTTGGCGGTCTGGGTCAGAACTTTATGAACCCTGCACTTGGAGCACGTTGTTTCTTATTAATTTCTTTTGCGGGAATTATGACAGATTTCTCTTATAAGGGATTTGGCGGAAGCTTTGATGCAACAACAAGTGCTACCCCTCTTGCAGCTTTAAAGGCAGGAGAAGCTGTAAACTTAAAGGCAATGTTCCTTGGTAATACCGCTGGTACAATTGGTGAGACTTCTGCTATCTTATTAATTCTTGGTGGAATTTATCTGATTGCAAAGAAAATCATAAGCTGGAGAATTCCTGTATGTTATATTGTAACACTTGGTATCTTTGTTCTTCTTTTTGGCGGACAGGGATTCGATATGACATATCTCGCAGAGCAGTTGTGTGGTGGCGGATTAATGCTTGGTGCATTTTTCATGGCAACAGACTATGTTACATCCCCTATTACACCAAAGGGACAGCTTATATTTGGTATCTTACTTGGTATTCTGACAGGAATCTTCCGTTTATTCGGTGGTTCTGCAGAGGGCGTATCTTATGCGATCATCTTCTGTAACCTGTTAGTGCCATTAATTGAAAAAGTTACAACTCCTACCGCATTTGGAAAAGGAGGTAAAAAATAATGAACGCTTTAATAAAAGATGCTTTAAAACTCGTTATTATTACCGTCGTTGCAGGTCTTGTTCTCGGTGCAGTATATGGAATCACAAAGGGACCGATTGCTGATCAGGAAGCAAAGGCACAGATGGAAGCTTATAAAACAGTATTTCCAAAGGCAAGTGACTTTAAAGAAGTTGATGGATTTTCCGAAGAAGCAGCTTCTAAGATTATTGCAGCAAACGAGAATCCAATTGAAGGACATGACAGTGATGTTATTTCTTCCGCAGTAGAAGCAGTAGATGCTTCTGGGGAGGCACTTGGTTATATTTTCAATATTACAACCTCTAAGGGATATGGTGGAGACATCCAGCTTACTGTTGGTATCCAGTCTGATGGAACGGTAAGTGGATATTCTGTACTCTCTATCAGTGAGACAGCAGGTCTTGGTATGAAAGCCAAGGATGATCCTAGCTGGGGTAAACAGTTTGCAGGAAAGAAAGTAGAATCTTTCTCCGTTGTAAAAGACGGTTCTGGTTCCGGTGATGACGCGAAAATCGATGCCATTTCCGGTGCGACTATCACAAGTAAAGCAGTTACTGGTGCTATGAATAGCTGTCTTGCTTATTTCCAGTCATTAGAAGGAGGTAACTAAGATGAAAAATAATAGCGCTTTAGAAAGACTTTATAATGGTATTATTAAAGAAAACCCTACTTTAGTTCTTATTTTAGGTATGTGTCCTACACTTGCGGTAACAACATCCGCAATCAACGGTGCAGGTATGGGACTTTCCACAACAGTAGTATTAATGTTTTCTAATATGATTATCTCTATTCTCCGTAATTTTATTCCGGATAGAGTTCGTATTCCTGGATACATTGTAATTATTGCATCCTTAGTTACAGTAGTACAGTTCCTTTTACAGGGATATGTACCAGCGTTAAATGATGCTCTTGGTGTATATATTCCGTTAATTGTAGTTAACTGTATTATCTTAGGACGTGCAGAGTCTTATGCAAGTAAAAACGGTCCTGTTTCTTCCTTCTTTGATGGTCTTGGAATGGGTCTTGGATTTACACTGTCCCTTACTATTTTAGGTGCATTTCGTGAATTACTTGGTGCAGGAACAATTTTTGGAAAAACTGTTTTGGCAGAATCTTTCTATACACCGATCACTATTTTCATTCTTGCACCTGGTGCATTCTTTGTACTTGCCTGCTTAGTAGCTGCAAGAAACAAGATTATGAACCGCAAAGTAAAGAATGGCGAAATGGAAGAGATCCCTGCAGGATGTGGTGACTGCTCTTCCTGTGGTAATACCTGCTGTTCAAGTAAGAGTTTCTTTGATATGTCCGTAGACAATAAAAAAGAAGAAACAAAAACTGCTTCTGATGAGAAAGCAGAGAATAAATAGAAAGGGGAAGGATTATGAAAGAATTAATATTATTGATTATCAGTGCAGCTATCGTTAATAACGTTGTACTGAGCCAGTTTTTAGGATTATGTCCTTTCCTCGGAGTATCCAAAAAGGTAGAGACTGCCGGTGGAATGGGAGCAGCTGTAATTTTTGTTATCACAATTGCTTCTTTAGTGACATCATTAATTTATAAATTTATTCTTGCAACACTTGGGTTAACTTATTTGCAGACGATCGTTTTTATCCTTGTTATTGCAGCTCTTGTACAGTTCGTAGAGATGTTTTTAAAGAAATCTATGCCAGCTTTGTATGAATCTCTGGGTGTATATCTTCCTCTGATCACAACAAACTGTGCTGTACTTGGTGTAGCTTTAAACTCTGTACAGTATGGATATAATATTTTACAGTCTGTAGTTTATGGTTTTGGTATTTCTGTCGGATTTACAATTGCTATTGTTATCCTGGCTGGAATTCGTGAAAAAATGGAATACAACGACATTCCAGAGTCCTGGCAGGGAATGCCTATCGTAATGGTAACAGCAGGACTTATGTCTATTGCATTCTTTGGTTTTTCAGGAATCATTTAATTAGGAGGAATAAAAATGAGTATAAGTGGAATTATTCTTGCGGCAGTAGTTGTCGGCGGAACCGGACTTGTTATTTCCATTCTCCTGGGCATTGCTTCCGAGAAATTTAAAGTGCCGGTAGACGAAAAAGAAGTTGCTGTAAGAGAGTGCCTTCCGGGAAACAACTGTGGTGGTTGTGGTTTTGCCGGATGTGATGCCCTCGCTAAGGCAATTGCAGCCGGAGACGCTCCGGTGGGTGCATGTCCGGTAGGCGGACAGCCAGTAGCAGATAAAATTGCTTCAATCATGGGTGTAGAAGCGGATGCAGGTGAAAAACAGGTTGCATTTGTAAAATGTGCAGGTACCTGTGATAAAGCAAAGTCTAAATATAAATATTCAGGAAATGAAGACTGTGTTTCTGCCATGAGTGTACCTGGTGGCGGACCAAAAGCCTGCAGTTTTGGATGTACAGGCTTTGGAAGCTGTGTGAAAGTTTGTGACTTCGATGCCATTCATGTAATTAACGGTGTTGCAGTAGTGGATAAGGAAAAATGTGTTGCTTGTGGTAAATGTGTTGCAACTTGTCCGAAGTCTTTAATTGAGCTTGTTCCATATGCAGCTCCTCACAAAGTACAGTGCAGTTCCAAAGAATTTGGTAAAGCAGTAAAAGAAGTATGTTCAGCAGGATGTATCGGATGTAAGATGTGTACTCGTGTCTGTGAAGCAGATGCAATTACTGTTGAAAATAATATTGCTAAAATTGATTACAGTAAATGTACAGGATGTGGAAAGTGTGCAGAGAAATGTCCTGCAAAGATTATTCTTTAGTCCGTATAGATCAGACTATAGTCTAGATAAAATGTAAGAAATTTAATAAAAACGAAAGAAAAGATGATTTCTCTTAACGAAAATGCAAGAGAAATCATCTTTTTTTCTTCACATTTTTCCTGTATAGTAGTTTGGAAAAGAAATCTGCTGTTGAAGCAGACAAGCTAGGAGGCTTTCGTATGGCTTATCAGAAATTTACTGGAACCTATCAGAGTTCAGATCATATAAACAGAATACATTATTATATTTACGAACCAGAAACAGATCTTAGAGCAATCATACAGATCGTGCATGATTTTGGAGATTGTATAGAACGGAATGAAAGTTTTATCCGCTTTTTTACTGATCATGGAATTATGGTGTGTGGATGCGATCATATTGGACATGGACGTTCTTCCAAGAAAGAAGACTATGGATATTTTGGTGAAAAGAATGGTTGGGCTTATCTGATAAAAAATACAAAAAAGTTAACACATTACATGAAAAAGGAATATCCGGATGTTCCGTATTTTATATATGGGCATGGCATGGGTTCGTTGATCGTCCGAATGGATTGTATTCATGAAAAGGGAATCAATGGTGTAATTTTATCTGGAACTAGCGGAAGACGGAAATATTGCCGCAGAAGGCTTTTATTTATCGCAATATTAAAGCGGATTCTGGGAGCACAACATAAAAGTGTTTATCTTCAAAAAGATTTAGAAAAGCGTTTGAACCATCATTTTCTAAGAGAGAGGGATAATTGTTCGTGGCTTGTAGAAGATGAAAAAGAACGAAAGAACTGTTCAAGAATTTACGAAGAATACGTCCCGATTACTGTAGCAGCTTATGAAGATATCTTAAAAATGCTTGCACTTGTTTCTTCTAAAAAGTGGTACCGCTCTGTAAATATAGAGATTCCGATCATGCTGATTGGAGGACAGGAAGATCCGATAGGTAACTTTGGAAAAGGGATTGAAGAAGTACACCGCTATCTGGAAGATAGCTGTCATCGAGTGGAAATGCGGCTTTATAAAGGAATGCGGCATAATATTTGTGATGAAGTAAGGAAAGAAGCTGTATATATAGATATTTTGCAGTGGATGAAGCTGCATCTTAATGAACAGTATGAGATATAAAAAGAACATTCAAGTCATGAAAATAGAATTATTCAAAAAAGCCCTCATAAAATAAAAGAAAGGGCTTTTTTTATGCGTTTTTGGGAACTTGGAAATAAAGATGTGATTAACTGTAAAAATGGTCATCGCCTTGGTTGTGTGGGAGATTTAGAAATTGATGTATGCAGATTTTGTGTTACAGATATTTATGTGCCTACGGGTGGAAAATATTGCGGATGTATTGGAAAGAAATCGGAATATCGGATTCCGGTTGGAGCAGTAATCCGAGTGGGAGTTGATAGTATTCTTGTCGATATCGATGAAAAGAAATGTCTTGTAAAATAATAGGTTTTCTGTTATAATAGTCGGCACAATAAATGAAATCATAAAAGCTAGAATACTGGAGGATAAGATATGAAGTGCCCATTTTGTGGATTGGATAATACCCGTGTAATCGATTCAAGACCTGCAGATGATAATTCATCCATACGACGGCGAAGACTTTGCGATGAATGTGGAAAGCGATTTACTACATACGAACGAGTAGAGATTATGCCTCTCACAGTGATAAAGAAAGATAAAACAAGAGAACCTTACGATCGTTCTAAGATTATGTCCGGAATTTTACGTGCCTGCCATAAGAGGCCGATATCTGTAGAACAGATTGAACAGATGGTGAATCAGATTGAGAATGAACTGTTTAATTTAGAATATAAAGAGATTGAAAGTAAACAGATCGGAGAAGTTGTTATGGAGCATCTAAAGACTCTCGAACAGGTAGCATATGTACGTTTTGCTTCGGTATATCGTGAGTTTAAGGATGTAGGAACTTTTATGAATGAGTTAAAGAAGATGTTAGATAGTGGAGAGAACATCCAGAAGTAATAACATTGATAAGCAGAACAGGTATTTGAGAAAGTATTCTCGATACCTGTTTTTTGTTTTAAAAAAAGTTCCGCAAGGATATGTTAGGAGTCTGCCTTTATTCCATACTTTTGTAAATGAAAAAAATTATTGCAAATATGGAAAAAATATGCTATAAATAACCTATATTTACAAAATATTACTGAATATACAATAATAGAAAGTAGGATAGAGTGGAATGGTAGCAGAAGTTTTTAGTGGAATGATACAGGGGATAGAGGGGCAGATTGTACAGATACAGGCAGATATTAGTAATGGGCTTCCTAATTTTTATATGACAGGATATTTATCAAACGAAGTAAAGGAATCAAAAGAACGGGTTCGTACAGCACTTCATAATATAGGAATCGCATTGCCACCGAAAAGAATATCAGTTAATTTTGCGCCGGCAGATTTTCGTAAGTGTGGGACTTTTTTTGATCTTGCCGTTGCAGTAGCAATTCTTCTTGCAATGAATCTGATCCCGGAAACATATGTAAAGAATACATTATTTATTGGAGAATTATCATTGAATGGACAGATTCGACCGATATCCGGTGTATTGCCAATCGTTGTTTCCGCTGTAAAGAGTGGAATAGATCGGTGTATCGTTGCGAAAGAGAATATAGAGGAGGCAGCATTTGTAGATCAGATGGAAGTTGTTAGCTTTCAAAGTCTTGAAGAACTCTATTCTTACTTACGCCATGGGTATATAGTAGACAGACATTCAGGTGAGATTACGCAGCAGAAAGAGGCTGACATTAGAGGAATAGTATGTGTAGATGAGAGTATAACAGATAACGCTGCACTGAATTTAGGGGAATGGAATCAGATAACAGATTTTTCTGAAGTGAAAGGACAGAGCATGGCAAAAAGAGCGATGGAAATTGCAGCAGCCGGTTATCATAATTTAATGTTGGGCGGACCACCTGGTGTAGGGAAGACGATGCTGGCATCCTGTATATCAGGAATTATGCCACAGATGACAAAAGAAGAGATGATTGATACGACCATGATCTATAGTGCAAAGGGACTCTTAAAGGAACGTTTTACCTTAATAAATAAACGACCGTTTCGTGCGCCGTCCCTTGCAATTACTGCAGCCGGAATGTTTGGAGGAGGAATCGTTCCAAA
This Anaerobutyricum hallii DNA region includes the following protein-coding sequences:
- a CDS encoding glycosyltransferase family 2 protein, which translates into the protein MKILTIAIPSYNSMDYMRNCIESLLPGGEDVEILIVDDGSKDDTPAIADEYQEKYPGIVRAIHQENGGHGEAVNAGLRNATGFFYKVVDSDDWVDAESYQKILAFLKEAIKEEEPLDMLLSNYVYEKVGAKHKKVIQYHSILPENRYFGWDEIGHFHASQNILMHSVIYRTELLRSFHFELPKHTFYVDNIFVYWPLPYVKKMYYLDVDFYRYFIGRDDQSVNETVMISRIDQQIRVNEIMIDLYAKHESTFSCPQLKEYMLHYLETIQMVTSVLLMKMNTPESEKMRDDLWHYLEEKSPEGYKALKSSVLGKISKSHNKLSHKLTMGGYKIAQKWIGFN
- the rsxC gene encoding electron transport complex subunit RsxC, with product MGLLTFKGGLHPYDGKELSKDKPITEYLPQGELVYPLSQHIGAPAVACVKKGDRVLVGQKIAEAGGFVSANIYSSVSGTVKKIEPRMTVSGNKVNAVVVENDGEYETVSFQPVTEKTNEAIINAVKEAGIVGLGGAGFPTHVKLSPKEPDKIDTIIINAAECEPYITADYRCMMEIPEQLISGLNIMLSLFPKAKGVIGIEDNKPEAIAKLTEMCKSESHIEVAALKTKYPQGAERSLIYAVTGRAINSSMLPADAGCIVDNVATAIAIHEAITLGKPLYERVVTVTGDAIKNPGNFKVKNGTNAAELVEAAGGFKSQPEKVISGGPMMGMALSTLDVPCAKTFSSLLCFTKDEVAACEPSNCIRCGRCISVCPAGLMPTKLSEIADHGDFALFDELNGCECVECGCCSYICPAKRRLTQSMKTGRREAMALRRKKK
- a CDS encoding adenylosuccinate synthase, which encodes MVKAIVGANWGDEGKGKITDMLAQDSDIIIRFQGGANAGHTIINDYGKFALHTLPSGIFYDHTTSIIGNGVALNIPVLFNELKEITSKGVPEPKILISDRAQIVMPYHILFDEYEEERLAGKSFGSTKSGIAPFYSDKYAKVGFQVSELFEEEAELKEKIERVIVQKNILLEHLYHKPLIDTDELYNTLMEYKEMIAPYVCNVSAYLDKAIKEGKNILLEGQLGTLKDPDHGIYPMVTSSSTLAAYGAIGAGIPPYEIKKVVTVCKAYSSAVGAGAFVSEIFGDEAQELRVRGGDGGEFGATTGRPRRMGWFDCVASKYGCRLQGTTDVAFTVVDVLGYLDEIPVCTGYEIDGEVTTEFPVTNQLEKAKPVLEVLPGWKCDIRGIKKYEDLPENCRKYIEFVEEHIGYPITMVSNGPGRDDIIYHGFEK
- a CDS encoding putative polysaccharide biosynthesis protein, yielding MNNKDTKETNVLAQASILMVAGIITRIIGVLYRSPLTSVIGDEGNGYYGIAVNIYTMILLVSSYSIPMAVSKVVSSKLAVHQYRNAHKVFKCALMYVLVVGGIASLITFFGASILIPSNQPKAIPVLRILAPTIFFSGFLGVFRGYFQAHGTMVPTSLSQIIEQVANAVISIGAALLFIHIFAGGDADKVPVFGAMGSAAGIGAGVITGLLFMLFIYSCNKKYFRKEIQKDSSGVDSSYRDIFKIIFLMVTPVILSTFVYNISTVVDQTLFMDVMGFKKMNSRIAASLYGVFQTKYTVLINMPVAIANSMSTAMIPAISSSYALENYKKCNTHVKEAIHFTMIISIPAAIGMGALAYPIMEVLFPQKATIDLAVSILRVGCISIIFYALSTVSNGVLQGIGKVNIPLRNAAIALFLHVVVLAPLLYFTDLDLYALVLATMFYAFLMCLLNNLSVRKYLGYRQEMKKTFIIPVICSAIMGILCYIFYQGIYLILSGVLGSFIHLRILVFICLMISVVFAVIVYFVLELKLKGITEAELRKFPKGHLLVRMAKKSNLL
- a CDS encoding NusG domain II-containing protein, with amino-acid sequence MLRNGSDLTKKSYKNDIFLILFFLIIGLGTFSFMQLHGKSGALVKVRVNNKEFGSYSLNKNQTIRIEEDDWENILEIKNGKVSMIKADCPDKICVNHAAISKKGETIVCLPHKVVIEVVDQDGTQKENQIDIISK